In a genomic window of Bombus vancouverensis nearcticus unplaced genomic scaffold, iyBomVanc1_principal scaffold0022, whole genome shotgun sequence:
- the LOC143304106 gene encoding uncharacterized protein LOC143304106 isoform X1, with amino-acid sequence MDTGSKKEIKEMITKDISNIHNYSLDVKKYINNQLEDTLDYLHGLIAEIPQSVPGPSTTKRPKVLKKKGYRRKETIPENDIINTDNTVTDSAVHDKTENKDVKTGDVLETTIDRTKRKAAIKAAINIKKLQSMSLVTKLRRLTLDDDSNVNRKRGGRPKKKESARSSSDEKNTKGPTKHSKTKKNVLSETISKEDAKQPERIEPLKSSMTTRDSNIKRTFSRSENTKGKYSNIIDDTVIPSARNDIEDPSMCENALEKFTPLMNSTMDINSTYTQKMMDATAIVEPLSPIKSNEMVVINKNLASSIGKNNEPKFTSRSPITLQEEVQQLN; translated from the exons atggatactggatcaaagaaggagattaaagaaatgattaccaaagatatatcgaatatacataattattccttggatgttaaaaaatatattaacaaccagcttgaagacactctggattatttacatggtttaattgctgaaataccacaatcagtccctggcccttcaactacaaagaggccgaaggttttgaagaaaaaaggttatcgccgtaaagagactatcccagaaaatgatattatcaatactgacaatacagtaacagattcagcagtacatgataaaacagaaaataaagatgtaaaaactggggatgtgctggaaacaacaattgaccgaacaaaaagaaaggctgcaataaaagctgcaattaatattaaaaagctgcagtcaatgtcacttgttacaaaattacgaaggctaactcttgatgatgacagtaatgtaaat aggaaacgtggaggccgacctaaaaaaaaggaaagtgctagaagtagttcagatgaaaaaaacacaaaaggtcctacaaaacatagtaaaacaaaaaagaatgttttaagcgaaacaatttcaaaagaagatgcaaaacagccagaaaggattgaaccattaaagtcttcaatgacaacaagagatagtaatataaagagaactttttcacggagtgaaaacacgaagggtaaatattctaatattattgatgatacagtaattccatcagcaagaaatgatattgaagatccttcaatgtgcgagaatgcacttgagaaatttactcctcttatgaattccacgatggacatcaattctacttatacgcagaagatgatggacgctaccgcaattgtagaacctttatcaccaataaaatcaaacgaaatggtagtaattaataaaaacttggctagtagtataggaaaaaataatgaacctaaatttacatcacggtcgcCAATAACTCTGCAGGAGGAGGTTCAGCAGCTGAATTAA
- the LOC143304106 gene encoding uncharacterized protein LOC143304106 isoform X2, with the protein MDTGSKKEIKEMITKDISNIHNYSLDVKKYINNQLEDTLDYLHGLIAEIPQSVPGPSTTKRPKVLKKKGYRRKETIPENDIINTDNTVTDSAVHDKTENKDVKTGDVLETTIDRTKRKAAIKAAINIKKLQSMSLVTKLRRLTLDDDSNRKRGGRPKKKESARSSSDEKNTKGPTKHSKTKKNVLSETISKEDAKQPERIEPLKSSMTTRDSNIKRTFSRSENTKGKYSNIIDDTVIPSARNDIEDPSMCENALEKFTPLMNSTMDINSTYTQKMMDATAIVEPLSPIKSNEMVVINKNLASSIGKNNEPKFTSRSPITLQEEVQQLN; encoded by the exons atggatactggatcaaagaaggagattaaagaaatgattaccaaagatatatcgaatatacataattattccttggatgttaaaaaatatattaacaaccagcttgaagacactctggattatttacatggtttaattgctgaaataccacaatcagtccctggcccttcaactacaaagaggccgaaggttttgaagaaaaaaggttatcgccgtaaagagactatcccagaaaatgatattatcaatactgacaatacagtaacagattcagcagtacatgataaaacagaaaataaagatgtaaaaactggggatgtgctggaaacaacaattgaccgaacaaaaagaaaggctgcaataaaagctgcaattaatattaaaaagctgcagtcaatgtcacttgttacaaaattacgaaggctaactcttgatgatgacagtaat aggaaacgtggaggccgacctaaaaaaaaggaaagtgctagaagtagttcagatgaaaaaaacacaaaaggtcctacaaaacatagtaaaacaaaaaagaatgttttaagcgaaacaatttcaaaagaagatgcaaaacagccagaaaggattgaaccattaaagtcttcaatgacaacaagagatagtaatataaagagaactttttcacggagtgaaaacacgaagggtaaatattctaatattattgatgatacagtaattccatcagcaagaaatgatattgaagatccttcaatgtgcgagaatgcacttgagaaatttactcctcttatgaattccacgatggacatcaattctacttatacgcagaagatgatggacgctaccgcaattgtagaacctttatcaccaataaaatcaaacgaaatggtagtaattaataaaaacttggctagtagtataggaaaaaataatgaacctaaatttacatcacggtcgcCAATAACTCTGCAGGAGGAGGTTCAGCAGCTGAATTAA